The Candidatus Baltobacteraceae bacterium genome has a window encoding:
- a CDS encoding branched-chain amino acid transaminase: MDLSDVVVYAGGGFKRYADAKVGLLTHGLQYGTGCFEGIRGYWVPEDEELYLVLLRDHYERLATSAKILTMSLPKSTDELIDITVELCARNRFEKHVYIRPFIYKAAEDVGVRLHNVPDAFAIVPIPFTAYLDTSKGLHVCVSSWRRADDTMAPPRAKITGLYVNSALAKSEAILNGYDEAILLSHDGHVAEGSAENIFLVRRGVLYTPDPSQNVLEGCTRRAIMDIAREFGIEVVERSIDRGELYSADEVFFTGTAAGVGYVASIDRRLVGDGTMGPVAKRLAEFYERIVTGREPRYASWLTPAHATAKLPA, from the coding sequence ATGGATCTGAGTGACGTAGTCGTCTATGCCGGCGGTGGGTTCAAGCGATACGCAGACGCGAAAGTCGGCCTCCTGACGCACGGCCTGCAATACGGTACCGGCTGTTTCGAAGGCATCCGCGGTTACTGGGTTCCCGAAGATGAAGAGCTCTATCTCGTGTTGCTGCGCGATCATTACGAGCGCTTGGCGACGTCGGCGAAGATCTTGACGATGTCGTTGCCCAAGAGCACCGACGAGCTCATCGACATTACCGTCGAGCTGTGCGCGCGCAATCGCTTCGAGAAGCATGTCTACATTCGTCCGTTCATCTATAAGGCCGCCGAAGACGTCGGCGTTCGTCTGCACAACGTCCCCGACGCGTTCGCAATCGTGCCGATTCCGTTTACGGCGTATCTCGATACGAGCAAAGGTTTGCACGTCTGCGTCAGCTCGTGGCGCCGCGCCGACGATACTATGGCGCCGCCGCGCGCAAAGATTACCGGCTTGTACGTCAACTCCGCGCTGGCCAAGAGCGAGGCGATCTTGAACGGCTACGACGAGGCGATTCTGCTCTCGCACGACGGCCACGTCGCCGAAGGGTCGGCCGAAAACATCTTCTTGGTGCGGCGCGGCGTGCTGTACACGCCCGATCCGTCGCAAAACGTGCTGGAAGGCTGCACGCGGCGCGCGATCATGGACATCGCCCGCGAGTTCGGTATCGAAGTCGTCGAGCGTTCGATCGACCGCGGCGAGCTGTACTCCGCCGACGAGGTGTTCTTTACCGGAACGGCTGCCGGCGTAGGTTACGTCGCATCGATCGACCGGCGCCTGGTCGGCGACGGAACGATGGGGCCGGTCGCCAAACGCCTCGCCGAGTTCTACGAGCGGATCGTCACGGGTCGCGAGCCGCGCTACGCGAGCTGGCTCACCCCGGCACACGCCACGGCAAAGCTGCCGGCTTAG
- a CDS encoding serine hydrolase: MLRRIATVVAIAIFIVAASPRGARAGLPAPLTALANDVRSLAAHIPSPTALEVFDLSTGFHAGFNATQSMPAASTIKIPVMVEVFRQLQAGKFDLDRHVTLLARDKDYGSGELCDAPVGTTYSITDLLEKMIDISDNTATNMLIRLVGRRSINVSMRDLGLTRTLLSQDIRTGSWSVRSALRTSPHDLVHLLELMARRRLVDEWSSNEMISILEEDQINTLLPEPLPDDVEIAHKTGSFFDTLNDAGIVYADNAPYVIAVMTTALPSQNIGRSFIHLLSRRVYSDELTFARWREATGFVTAYGAQHTTPTGMTPDLRYWSTGSTQDVGTGGGGD; encoded by the coding sequence ATGTTGCGCCGCATCGCGACCGTCGTTGCGATTGCCATCTTTATTGTGGCCGCTTCGCCGCGCGGCGCGCGCGCCGGCCTTCCCGCTCCGCTGACCGCACTGGCGAACGACGTCCGTTCGCTTGCGGCGCATATTCCGTCGCCGACGGCGCTCGAAGTGTTCGATCTCAGCACCGGATTTCACGCGGGCTTCAACGCGACCCAAAGCATGCCGGCCGCATCGACCATCAAGATCCCCGTCATGGTGGAAGTGTTTCGGCAACTGCAAGCCGGAAAGTTCGATCTGGACCGGCACGTGACGCTGCTCGCACGCGACAAGGACTACGGCTCCGGCGAACTGTGCGACGCTCCCGTCGGAACGACGTACTCGATCACGGATCTCCTCGAGAAGATGATCGACATCAGCGACAACACGGCAACCAACATGCTGATTCGACTCGTCGGCCGCAGAAGCATCAACGTCTCGATGCGCGACCTCGGCTTAACGCGTACGCTGTTGAGCCAAGACATTCGCACCGGCAGCTGGTCGGTTCGCTCGGCGCTGCGGACGTCGCCGCACGATCTCGTTCACTTGCTCGAGCTGATGGCGCGGCGCCGGCTGGTCGACGAATGGTCCTCGAACGAGATGATCTCCATTCTCGAAGAGGATCAGATCAACACGCTGTTACCCGAGCCGTTACCCGACGACGTCGAGATCGCGCATAAGACCGGCTCGTTTTTCGACACGCTCAACGACGCCGGCATCGTGTACGCCGACAACGCGCCGTACGTCATCGCGGTGATGACGACCGCGCTTCCGTCGCAGAACATCGGACGCAGCTTCATTCATCTGTTATCGCGCCGCGTCTACAGCGACGAGCTCACGTTCGCGCGCTGGCGCGAAGCGACCGGATTCGTTACCGCTTACGGCGCACAGCACACGACCCCGACGGGCATGACGCCGGATCTGCGCTACTGGAGCACCGGCTCCACGCAAGATGTCGGAACGGGCGGCGGCGGAGACTAA
- a CDS encoding NADH-ubiquinone oxidoreductase-F iron-sulfur binding region domain-containing protein codes for MPDLHFTSAAPTLEERDAVDACIAGREGERSLLLPVLHAINDRVGWIGEGALNYACERLSVAPAEAFGVATFYSMFSIKPRSPEVLHVCDDIACRCAGAERLCRDLEEANVAFTRSPCLGLCDRAPAALYAHAGPSPVHKQIAPASLETLRSSSDGVTAAPHIGGSTIRLLQRVSSGDPESLDDYRSRGGYQALRKAFELGAQRAIEETIASNLLGRGGAAFPTGRKMQAVAAQAAQPHYLVCNADESEPGTFKDRVLMERDPFAVIEAMTIAAFAAGCERGFIYVRGEYPLAAHRLQTAIDAARAQDLLGRDILASGFSFDVEIRRGAGAYICGEETALFNSIEGKRGEPRSKPPFPVEIGLFGKPTLINNVETLANLPHIVLHGGAAFAAVGTKGSAGTRLFCLSGTVRRPGLYEVAHGTTLGEVVDMAGGVPDGRTLQAILLGGAAGSFVGPAALAMPLTFEDARAAEATLGSGVVMLFDDSIDLTDIVKRVARFFREESCGQCVPCRVGTVRQDEALERLAQRVTPDDIALLNDIGRAMRDASICGLGQTAANAIASAATLRVFPTEATT; via the coding sequence GTGCCTGATCTGCACTTCACTTCGGCCGCGCCGACGCTCGAAGAGCGCGACGCCGTCGACGCGTGCATTGCGGGGCGGGAAGGCGAACGCAGCTTACTGCTGCCGGTTCTGCACGCGATCAACGATCGCGTCGGGTGGATCGGCGAAGGCGCGCTGAACTACGCGTGCGAGCGCCTATCCGTCGCTCCCGCGGAAGCGTTCGGCGTGGCGACGTTTTACTCGATGTTTTCTATCAAACCGCGTTCGCCGGAGGTCCTGCACGTCTGCGACGACATTGCCTGCCGATGCGCCGGGGCCGAGCGCCTCTGTCGCGACCTCGAAGAGGCGAACGTCGCGTTCACCCGCAGCCCGTGCTTGGGGTTATGCGATCGTGCGCCGGCAGCGCTGTACGCGCACGCCGGCCCGAGCCCGGTGCACAAGCAAATCGCTCCGGCATCCTTAGAGACGTTGCGCTCTTCGAGCGACGGCGTTACGGCGGCGCCGCATATCGGCGGATCGACGATTCGGCTGCTGCAGCGTGTCAGCAGCGGAGATCCCGAAAGCCTCGACGACTATCGTTCGCGCGGCGGATACCAGGCGTTACGCAAAGCCTTCGAGCTGGGAGCGCAACGCGCGATCGAGGAGACGATCGCGTCCAATCTGCTCGGCCGCGGCGGTGCGGCCTTTCCCACCGGCCGCAAGATGCAAGCCGTCGCCGCGCAAGCGGCGCAGCCGCACTACCTCGTGTGCAACGCCGACGAATCGGAACCCGGGACGTTCAAGGATCGCGTGCTCATGGAGCGCGATCCGTTTGCGGTGATCGAAGCGATGACGATCGCGGCGTTCGCCGCCGGCTGCGAGCGCGGATTCATCTACGTTCGGGGCGAGTATCCACTGGCGGCTCATCGTTTGCAGACGGCTATCGACGCCGCACGCGCGCAAGACTTGCTGGGCCGCGACATTCTCGCGAGCGGGTTTTCGTTCGACGTCGAGATCCGGCGCGGCGCGGGCGCGTACATCTGCGGCGAAGAAACGGCGCTCTTCAACTCCATCGAAGGCAAGCGCGGCGAGCCGCGCAGCAAACCCCCGTTTCCGGTTGAAATCGGACTCTTCGGCAAACCGACGCTCATCAACAACGTCGAGACGCTCGCGAACTTGCCGCACATCGTGCTGCACGGCGGTGCCGCGTTCGCTGCAGTCGGCACGAAAGGCTCGGCGGGGACGCGGCTATTCTGTCTTTCGGGAACGGTACGCCGTCCGGGTCTCTACGAAGTCGCGCACGGAACGACGCTCGGTGAGGTGGTCGATATGGCGGGCGGAGTGCCCGACGGACGTACGCTCCAAGCGATACTGCTCGGCGGCGCGGCCGGTTCGTTCGTCGGGCCCGCAGCGCTCGCGATGCCGCTGACGTTCGAAGACGCTCGCGCCGCGGAAGCGACGCTCGGCTCGGGCGTCGTGATGCTCTTCGACGACTCGATCGATCTGACGGATATCGTCAAACGCGTCGCGCGATTCTTCCGCGAAGAGTCGTGCGGTCAGTGTGTGCCGTGCCGCGTCGGCACGGTACGTCAGGACGAAGCGCTCGAACGGCTCGCGCAACGCGTGACGCCGGACGATATCGCGCTGCTCAACGACATCGGCCGCGCCATGCGCGATGCCTCGATTTGCGGATTAGGTCAAACCGCCGCCAACGCAATCGCATCGGCAGCCACCTTACGCGTTTTTCCGACGGAGGCGACGACGTGA
- a CDS encoding MT-A70 family methyltransferase, protein MIARALSPKNLEHRRRLAKRAIATAHAKLPPLPAGPYDIVYADPPWFYYGSKVKDAAAGKHYPLMSQEELSELPVRDIMSKRAALFLWATCPRLNFAIELIERWGLHYRGVAYVWIKTNARGAIISGQGVPPTFTKPTTELVLAATTTPSGRPFPLQDLAQGQVVLSRRAEHSRKPSIFRERIEALCGNRPRIELFARERARGWDSWGVEADKF, encoded by the coding sequence ATGATCGCTCGGGCGTTATCCCCGAAGAACCTGGAGCATCGGCGGCGTCTTGCAAAACGCGCGATTGCGACGGCGCACGCCAAGCTGCCGCCGTTGCCCGCGGGGCCGTACGACATCGTCTACGCCGATCCGCCCTGGTTCTACTACGGGAGCAAAGTCAAAGACGCGGCCGCCGGCAAGCACTATCCGCTCATGTCGCAAGAAGAACTGTCGGAGTTGCCCGTGCGCGACATCATGAGCAAACGCGCCGCGCTCTTTTTGTGGGCGACGTGTCCGCGGCTGAACTTCGCCATCGAGCTCATCGAGCGCTGGGGGTTACACTATCGCGGCGTCGCGTACGTGTGGATCAAAACCAACGCACGCGGTGCGATCATCTCGGGTCAAGGCGTGCCGCCGACGTTTACCAAACCCACGACCGAGCTCGTGCTCGCCGCTACCACCACGCCGTCGGGACGCCCCTTTCCGCTGCAGGATCTCGCGCAGGGCCAAGTCGTGCTGTCGCGGCGTGCCGAACACAGCCGCAAGCCGTCGATCTTTCGCGAGCGCATCGAAGCGCTGTGCGGCAATCGTCCGCGTATCGAGCTGTTCGCGCGCGAACGCGCGCGCGGCTGGGATTCGTGGGGCGTCGAGGCGGATAAGTTCTAG
- the rocF gene encoding arginase codes for MSQTVAAIQRVDVVGVPMDLGASRRGVDMGPSAVRYARLHDKLASLGVGSIVDHGNLQVPIRESAALDDAAAKYFNVIQDVCGHLAEVVENAVRAGGLPIVLGGDHSIAMGTLAGLTKARGAAPGLVWIDAHADINSPQSSSSGNVHGMPLWFALKNGFALAGQTVQIGLRDVDAGERQMLREMGVRAFTMSDVDKLGMKRVMEEALSLAGSDGRSIHVSFDMDGIDPSEAPGTGTPVKGGLSYREAHLVMEMLYESGQLGSIEMVEINPILDHRNQTAALAVGLICSGLGKSIL; via the coding sequence GTGAGTCAGACCGTGGCCGCCATACAGCGAGTCGACGTCGTCGGCGTACCGATGGATTTGGGTGCGAGCCGGCGCGGCGTCGACATGGGTCCGTCGGCCGTTCGTTACGCGCGGCTGCACGATAAGCTGGCGTCACTCGGCGTCGGCTCGATCGTCGATCACGGCAACCTGCAGGTACCGATTCGCGAATCCGCCGCACTCGACGATGCGGCCGCCAAATATTTCAACGTCATTCAAGACGTTTGCGGGCATCTTGCCGAGGTCGTCGAGAACGCCGTACGTGCCGGCGGACTGCCGATCGTGCTGGGCGGCGATCATTCGATCGCAATGGGCACGCTGGCAGGCCTAACGAAAGCGCGCGGAGCGGCGCCGGGACTCGTTTGGATCGACGCGCACGCCGACATCAACAGTCCGCAAAGTTCTTCGTCGGGTAACGTTCACGGTATGCCGCTGTGGTTCGCGTTGAAGAACGGTTTTGCGCTCGCGGGCCAAACCGTGCAGATCGGATTGCGCGACGTGGATGCCGGTGAGAGGCAAATGCTGCGCGAGATGGGCGTGCGCGCGTTCACCATGAGCGACGTCGACAAGCTCGGAATGAAGCGCGTCATGGAAGAAGCGCTGTCCCTAGCCGGTTCCGACGGACGATCGATTCACGTTTCGTTCGACATGGACGGCATCGATCCGAGCGAAGCTCCTGGGACGGGAACGCCCGTCAAGGGAGGTTTGAGTTACCGCGAAGCGCATCTCGTGATGGAAATGCTGTACGAAAGCGGCCAGCTCGGCTCGATCGAAATGGTCGAAATCAATCCGATTCTCGACCATCGTAATCAGACCGCGGCGCTTGCGGTCGGCTTGATCTGCTCGGGACTCGGAAAGTCGATTCTGTAG
- a CDS encoding glutaredoxin family protein, with product MTDTDIVLYQTDWCGYCTRVRNAFDALQLRYRVVNVPDEHAQRTQLRDLFGETGVPSITDGDVKIADDDDAIIEYVEKTYGKSE from the coding sequence ATGACCGACACCGACATCGTCCTCTACCAGACCGACTGGTGTGGATACTGCACGCGCGTTCGCAACGCGTTCGACGCGCTGCAGCTGCGCTACCGCGTCGTCAACGTCCCCGACGAGCACGCCCAGCGGACGCAGCTGCGCGATCTGTTCGGTGAGACCGGCGTGCCGTCGATTACCGACGGCGACGTGAAGATCGCCGACGACGACGACGCGATCATCGAATATGTCGAAAAGACATACGGAAAGAGCGAGTAG
- a CDS encoding AI-2E family transporter has protein sequence MNPWKGMTDERVTFALKVLMIVVLAIYVGEFVVDALVRIRGVVYVLIGSIFFAYLIYPLVQWMRRRIPLVLAIVIIYVAIVLAVFATGWFVVPRIGEESQTLVQRYPQIVVRVHEIVTNPTDPVTAHLPNFLKDELAQLPTQLVTWVKQHGFSTFGHVLTVLAGFAIVVATFIVIPLLTLYLLLDLDNLKMVVSSVVPEERWRATMRLLGDFDAVIGGFIRGQIIVAVTVGILITLAMWLLRVPYPFILGLIAAVFDLIPYVGALAAYLPAMLSALINNGVLNALFVTAAFIAIYEAEGHLIAPNIVSKTVKLSPFVVMLAVLIGAELAGIVGALVAIPVMGVLRVIGLRVFRPREANEPQP, from the coding sequence GTGAATCCCTGGAAAGGCATGACCGACGAGCGCGTCACCTTCGCGCTCAAGGTCCTCATGATCGTCGTGCTGGCGATCTACGTGGGGGAGTTCGTCGTCGACGCGCTCGTCCGGATCAGAGGCGTGGTCTACGTCTTGATCGGGTCCATCTTTTTTGCGTACTTGATCTATCCGCTCGTGCAGTGGATGCGGCGCCGGATACCGCTCGTTCTCGCGATCGTTATCATTTACGTCGCGATCGTGCTGGCCGTCTTCGCTACCGGATGGTTCGTCGTGCCGCGGATCGGCGAAGAGTCGCAGACGCTCGTGCAGCGTTATCCGCAGATCGTCGTGCGGGTGCACGAGATCGTCACCAATCCAACCGACCCGGTGACCGCGCACCTTCCGAACTTTCTCAAAGACGAGCTGGCGCAGCTTCCCACGCAACTCGTTACGTGGGTCAAACAGCACGGCTTCTCCACGTTCGGCCACGTGCTGACCGTACTCGCCGGCTTTGCAATCGTCGTGGCAACCTTCATCGTGATCCCGCTCCTCACGCTGTATCTGCTTCTGGATTTGGACAATTTGAAGATGGTGGTTTCGTCGGTCGTTCCCGAGGAGCGCTGGCGTGCCACCATGCGTCTCCTCGGCGATTTCGACGCGGTCATCGGCGGATTCATTCGCGGGCAGATCATCGTTGCAGTAACGGTCGGCATTCTCATCACGCTGGCGATGTGGCTGCTGCGCGTACCGTATCCGTTCATACTCGGCCTCATCGCGGCGGTCTTCGACTTGATCCCGTACGTCGGCGCCCTTGCGGCGTACCTTCCGGCCATGCTCTCGGCGCTCATCAATAACGGCGTATTGAATGCGCTTTTCGTCACGGCCGCCTTCATCGCCATTTATGAGGCCGAGGGACATCTCATCGCGCCCAACATCGTCAGCAAGACCGTTAAGCTCAGTCCATTCGTCGTGATGCTGGCCGTGCTGATCGGCGCCGAACTAGCGGGCATCGTGGGCGCTCTCGTCGCGATTCCCGTTATGGGCGTGCTGCGCGTAATCGGCTTGCGGGTGTTTCGTCCGCGGGAAGCGAACGAGCCGCAACCGTGA
- a CDS encoding DUF92 domain-containing protein, translating into MSFYAGAAALAALVAAVAWRVRSLSPSGALAAFVVGTVVFGSKGWPGAAVLFAFFLPSIVLSRIGRKRKRAMLDVGKLGARDAWQVLANGGVAAACALPYGGGYAPLAAAAFAGAFAAAAADTWGTEIGTLARGAPRSILTLRPMVTGLSGGITPAGTAATFAGAAVVAAVAAATHVAAFVPVVAGGVAGALLDSVLGASLQALRWCPSCATACETNPHHCATPTTLRRGFGWLENDAVNLTATLAGAVVAGVLAR; encoded by the coding sequence GTGAGCTTCTACGCCGGGGCCGCAGCGTTGGCCGCGCTCGTCGCTGCCGTCGCGTGGCGAGTGCGTTCGCTCTCTCCCAGCGGAGCGTTGGCGGCGTTCGTGGTCGGCACCGTCGTTTTTGGATCGAAGGGCTGGCCCGGAGCGGCCGTGCTCTTTGCGTTTTTTCTTCCGTCGATCGTTCTCTCGCGCATCGGACGCAAACGCAAGCGCGCAATGCTCGACGTCGGGAAACTGGGCGCGCGCGATGCGTGGCAAGTGCTGGCCAACGGCGGCGTTGCGGCCGCGTGCGCGCTGCCGTACGGCGGCGGCTACGCACCGCTGGCAGCGGCAGCGTTCGCCGGCGCGTTCGCCGCCGCTGCGGCCGATACGTGGGGCACGGAAATCGGCACGCTCGCGCGCGGCGCGCCGCGCTCGATTCTCACCTTGCGGCCGATGGTGACGGGACTGTCCGGCGGAATCACGCCGGCCGGCACGGCGGCGACGTTCGCCGGAGCGGCCGTCGTTGCCGCGGTTGCGGCCGCCACGCACGTCGCCGCATTCGTTCCCGTCGTCGCCGGAGGCGTCGCCGGCGCGCTGTTGGATTCGGTACTGGGCGCGAGCCTTCAGGCGTTGCGCTGGTGCCCGTCCTGCGCGACGGCGTGCGAAACCAATCCCCACCACTGCGCAACGCCGACGACCTTGCGGCGCGGTTTCGGATGGCTCGAAAACGACGCCGTCAATCTTACGGCCACGCTGGCCGGTGCCGTCGTTGCGGGAGTGCTCGCGCGCTGA
- a CDS encoding molybdopterin-dependent oxidoreductase, which translates to MKPYARITEPLVRDGGTLRPASWDEALDRAAAALADARDRGGERHFGMFSCSKATNEVNYVAQKFARAVIHSNNIDSCNRTUHAPSVVGLTTVFGAGGGTSSYEEAEHAGVILLWGSNARETHPIYFHHVLKGIHNGAKLYVVDPRRTSSAQWADQWLGLDVGSDIALANAVGREILAAGLENREFVDRATTGFEEYRASVESYTLEYGERVTGVPAPLIRELAHAYATAERAQLCWTLGITEHHNAVDNVRALINLSLLCGHVGRYGSGVCPLRGQNNVQGGGDMGALPDKFPGGQNVDHHPVHAKFKAAWGPHLPFKRGWTLTRMFEAMERGELDTLYVVGENPAQSEADQRHAVGLLRGLKSLIVQDIFLTKTGELADVVFPASSSWCESDGTVTSSERRVQRVRKALDPPGAARDDSQILFDLAKRLGHDWGDAHAETIWNECRSLSPWHAGMSYARLEELGGIQWPCYDQTHPGEKYLHARLWENPIGGPRAPFAAVKHDPPVEALDDQYPLRLTTGRRLDSFNTGVQTAGYTSPLRRGETLDVSPEDAASYGLLDGTLVRVTSRRGSVTMPARIDKGLRRGLVFTTPHFNDDVPTNLLTIDATDPQSGTAEFKAAAVRIERADRAARA; encoded by the coding sequence ATGAAGCCCTACGCTCGTATTACCGAACCGCTGGTGCGCGACGGCGGCACCTTGCGTCCCGCAAGCTGGGACGAGGCGCTCGACCGTGCGGCGGCGGCGCTTGCCGACGCGCGCGATCGCGGCGGAGAGCGGCATTTCGGCATGTTCAGCTGCTCGAAGGCGACCAACGAAGTGAACTACGTCGCGCAGAAGTTCGCACGCGCGGTTATCCACAGCAACAACATTGACAGCTGCAACCGAACGTGACACGCCCCGAGCGTCGTCGGTCTGACGACGGTCTTCGGTGCAGGCGGCGGCACGAGCTCGTACGAGGAAGCCGAGCACGCCGGCGTTATACTGCTCTGGGGTTCGAACGCACGCGAAACCCATCCGATTTACTTTCACCACGTTCTCAAGGGCATTCATAACGGTGCGAAGCTCTACGTCGTCGATCCGCGGCGTACGTCGTCGGCGCAATGGGCGGACCAGTGGCTCGGGCTCGACGTCGGCTCGGACATCGCACTGGCCAACGCGGTCGGCCGCGAAATTTTGGCGGCCGGCTTGGAGAATCGCGAGTTCGTCGACCGCGCAACGACCGGATTCGAGGAGTACCGCGCGAGCGTCGAATCGTACACGCTCGAATACGGCGAGCGCGTCACGGGCGTTCCGGCGCCGCTTATCCGCGAGCTCGCTCACGCCTACGCCACGGCGGAACGCGCGCAGCTGTGCTGGACCCTCGGCATCACCGAACACCACAACGCCGTCGACAACGTGCGGGCACTCATCAACTTATCGCTGCTCTGCGGCCACGTCGGCCGTTATGGCTCGGGCGTGTGTCCGTTGCGCGGTCAAAACAACGTCCAGGGCGGCGGCGACATGGGTGCGCTTCCGGACAAGTTTCCCGGCGGCCAAAACGTCGACCACCATCCCGTCCACGCTAAATTCAAAGCGGCTTGGGGCCCTCATCTTCCGTTCAAACGCGGCTGGACCCTAACGCGCATGTTCGAGGCGATGGAACGCGGTGAGCTCGATACGCTCTACGTCGTCGGCGAGAATCCGGCGCAGTCGGAAGCCGACCAGCGTCACGCGGTCGGACTGCTGCGCGGGCTCAAATCGTTGATCGTGCAGGATATCTTCTTGACGAAAACCGGCGAGCTGGCCGACGTCGTCTTTCCGGCATCGTCGAGCTGGTGTGAATCCGACGGAACCGTCACGAGCAGCGAACGCCGCGTGCAGCGCGTGCGCAAGGCGCTCGATCCGCCCGGCGCGGCACGCGACGATTCGCAAATTCTCTTCGATCTCGCCAAGCGGCTCGGGCACGACTGGGGCGACGCCCACGCCGAAACGATCTGGAACGAGTGCCGTTCGCTTTCACCGTGGCACGCCGGAATGAGTTACGCGCGGCTGGAGGAGCTCGGCGGCATACAATGGCCCTGTTACGACCAGACGCATCCGGGCGAGAAATACTTACACGCGCGCTTGTGGGAGAACCCGATCGGCGGGCCGCGCGCGCCGTTTGCCGCCGTCAAGCACGATCCGCCGGTGGAGGCGCTCGACGATCAGTATCCGCTGCGTTTGACGACCGGACGTCGGCTCGATTCGTTCAACACCGGCGTGCAGACGGCCGGATATACGTCGCCGCTTCGCCGCGGCGAAACGCTCGACGTGTCGCCCGAAGACGCCGCGAGTTACGGTCTATTGGACGGCACGCTCGTTCGAGTGACATCGCGCCGCGGATCGGTGACGATGCCGGCGCGCATCGACAAAGGATTGCGCCGCGGTCTGGTCTTTACGACGCCGCACTTCAACGACGACGTGCCGACCAATCTGCTGACGATCGACGCCACCGACCCGCAATCCGGAACGGCCGAGTTCAAAGCCGCCGCCGTTCGCATCGAGCGCGCCGACAGGGCCGCGCGTGCCTGA
- a CDS encoding DUF5069 domain-containing protein, with translation MGVRDLRSGPPRRWSEQVSGIYWLPRLIDKARASNLGCLGDYLYGHSPMDHSLLRQLRLSHRRFAEIVAGAADDEGVVSEIDRRDASALERARAWSARLPSEHRLFFWFVDLDDGYRASTWLRPPVNFLANRISRTAKRLWPRK, from the coding sequence ATGGGCGTTCGGGATTTACGCTCCGGCCCGCCGCGGCGCTGGAGCGAGCAAGTAAGCGGAATCTATTGGCTGCCGCGTTTGATCGATAAGGCGCGGGCATCGAACCTAGGCTGCCTGGGCGATTATCTCTACGGCCACAGTCCGATGGACCACAGCCTGCTGCGACAGCTCCGCCTGTCGCATCGCCGGTTCGCCGAGATCGTCGCCGGTGCGGCCGACGACGAGGGCGTCGTCAGTGAAATCGACCGTCGCGACGCCTCCGCGCTCGAGCGGGCCCGCGCGTGGAGCGCGCGTCTGCCCAGCGAGCACCGGCTCTTCTTTTGGTTCGTCGACCTCGACGACGGGTATCGCGCATCAACATGGCTTCGACCGCCTGTCAACTTCTTGGCAAACCGAATTTCCCGCACCGCCAAGCGCCTATGGCCGCGTAAGTGA